A region from the Lolium perenne isolate Kyuss_39 chromosome 4, Kyuss_2.0, whole genome shotgun sequence genome encodes:
- the LOC127293333 gene encoding uncharacterized protein: MFATAARWAAKKGKPKMAPIELTTPPEQAQSITRTIFDVVREHGPLTISDVWEHVKDVGLRGLESKRQMKIMLRWMREKQKLRLICDHEGPHKQFLYTTWFTNPKNAPPQRPKRELPKP; the protein is encoded by the exons ATGTTCGCGACGGCGGCGCGGTGGGCGGCGAAGAAGGGGAAACCCAAGATGGCGCCGATCGAGCTCACGACGCCGCCGGAGCAGGCGCAGTCCATCACTCGCACCATCTTCGACGTCGTCAGGGAGCACGGCCCGCTCACCATCTCCGACGTTTGGGAGCACGTCAAG GACGTAGGGCTGAGGGGATTGGAGAGCAAGAGGCAGATGAAGATCATGCTGCGGTGGATGAGGGAGAAGCAGAAGCTCAGGCTCATCTGCGACCATGAAGGGCCTCACAAGCAATTCCTCTACACGACGTGGTTCACCAACCCCAAGAACGCGCCGCCGCAGAGGCCCAAGAGGGAGCTGCCCAAGCCATGA
- the LOC127293332 gene encoding nuclear transcription factor Y subunit A-9, translating into MSGMGSRPGETNLVQPRGQGALPAGMAMQPWWTGSGLGAVSPAVVAPGSAAGISLSSNPLGGGGGATKGAHGKAVDDARAESSEDSRKSGEPRDGSFDEEKQHATSQMPALASDYLGPYSQLELNQPIASAPYHYPEAYYPGMVGPYGAQAVTHFQLPGLTQPRMPLPLEISEEPVYVNAKQYHGILRRRQSRAKAELERKAIKDRKPYLHESRHQHAMRRARGTGGRFLNTKKSENGASNGERTEPNKGEQNSEYLRVPPDLHLRQA; encoded by the exons ATGAGCGGCATGGGATCACGGCCGGGGGAGACCAACCTCGTCCAGCCGAGAGGGCAGGGCGCGCTGCCGGCCGGCATGGCGATGCAGCCCTGGTGGACGGGCTCCGGGCTCGGGGCTGTGTCTCCGGCCGTCGTGGCGCCGGGGAGCGCAGCGGGGATCAGCCTGTCGAGCAACCCgcttggtggcggtggtggcgcgaCCAAGGGCGCGCACGGGAAGGCGGTCGACGACGCGCGGGCGGAGAGCAGCGAGGATTCACGGAAATCAGGGGAACCAAGAG ATGGGAGCTTTGATGAAGAAAAGCAGCATGCTACATCTCAGATGCCTGCTTTGGCTTCAGACTATTTAGGACCATATTCACAGCTGGAGCTAAACCAGCCAATT GCTTCAGCTCCATATCACTACCCTGAAGCTTACTATCCAGGCATGGTTGGTCCCTATGGAGCTCAAGCTGTG ACTCATTTCCAGCTACCTGGATTAACTCAGCCTCGCATGCCCTTGCCTCTTGAAATATCGGAGGAGCCCGTCTATGTAAATGCTAAGCAGTATCATGGAATTCTAAGACGGAGGCAGTCACGGGCAAAGGCTGAACTTGAGAGAAAGGCGATTAAAGACAGAAAG CCTTATCTTCACGAGTCCCGTCACCAGCATGCGATGCGAAGGGCGAGGGGGACCGGGGGACGCTTCCTGAACACGAAGAAGAGCGAAAACGGCGCTTCCAACGGGGAGAGAACTGAACCAAACAAAG GGGAGCAGAACTCCGAGTACCTCCGTGTACCTCCTGACCTGCATCTCCGTCAGGCATGA